Proteins encoded together in one Triticum dicoccoides isolate Atlit2015 ecotype Zavitan chromosome 7B, WEW_v2.0, whole genome shotgun sequence window:
- the LOC119340477 gene encoding 3'-N-debenzoyl-2'-deoxytaxol N-benzoyltransferase-like, which produces MEPPAPPPLPPPQLHLRVLDSVKLSPAPQPPASSLPLSGLDADRNVLDVSFRTVRFFPAHPVSLDPLDVLQAAFADALGLFPQLAGSLLRDDGRVVLSGTGDDAVALVLAATDLSVVDVDADRPDSPLLDRLAPGDSDGGPAALALQVTRFTCGGVALGMRVAHALCDGAGSTKFLVAAARFARGLEPEAAAEPVWDRRELLGPRNPPRVVTPFDAVLSTDDDVARLGPYGAASDGQGHERLARECFHVSDARVEALRARLAADAGVKFTTFEVLAAFIWRAKVKANQTTPDETVKMVYSMNISALLDPPLPAGYWGNVCVPVYVALAAGDLVGRPLAETASLVRKSKRGVDEEYVRSYVDLQELRRGEGGVTAGRRGVSAFTDWRRLGHSEVDFGWGGPDAVLPLSWRLLGSTQPCFLLPYGAGDERRRRGFKVFVAVPEEAVPRFREEMDVILWQDEHTGCTSVGKL; this is translated from the coding sequence ATGGAGCCGCCGGCGCCTCCGCCCCTACCGCCGCCGCAGCTGCACCTGCGGGTACTGGACAGCGTCAAGCTCTCCCCGGCGCCGCAGCCTCCGGCGTCGTCCCTGCCGCTCTCCGGCCTCGACGCCGACCGCAACGTGCTCGACGTCTCCTTCCGCACCGTCCGCTTCTTCCCCGCCCACCCGGTCTCCCTCGACCCGCTCGACGTCCTCCAGGCCGCGTTCGCCGACGCGCTCGGCCTCTTCCCGCAGCTCGCCGGCTCCCTCCTCCGCGACGACGGCCGCGTCGTGCTCTCCGGGACCGGCGACGACGCCGTGGCCCTCGTCCTCGCGGCGACGGACCTGTCGGTGGTCGACGTCGACGCGGACAGGCCCGACTCGCCGCTGCTCGACCGCCTCGCGCCGGGCGACAGCGACGGCGGACCGGCAGCGCTTGCGCTCCAGGTCACGCGGTTCACGTGCGGCGGCGTCGCGCTGGGGATGCGGGTGGCGCACGCGCTCTGCGACGGCGCGGGCTCCACCAAGTTCCTCGTCGCGGCGGCGCGGTTCGCGCGAGGGCTGGAGCCGGAGGCCGCGGCGGAGCCGGTGTGGGACCGACGGGAGCTCCTCGGCCCGAGGAACCCGCCGCGGGTGGTGACTCCGTTCGACGCCGTCCTATCGACCGACGACGACGTCGCGCGGCTTGGCCCGTACGGCGCGGCGAGCGACGGGCAAGGACACGAGCGGCTCGCGAGGGAGTGCTTCCACGTCAGCGACGCGCGCGTGGAGGCGCTCAGGGCGCGGCTCGCCGCGGACGCCGGCGTCAAGTTCACGACCTTCGAAGTTCTCGCCGCCTTCATCTGGCGCGCCAAGGTGAAGGCCAACCAAACCACCCCCGACGAGACCGTGAAGATGGTGTACTCCATGAACATCAGCGCGCTCCTCGACCCGCCGCTGCCGGCGGGGTACTGGGGCAACGTGTGCGTGCCGGTGTACGTGGCGCTCGCCGCGGGCGACCTCGTCGGGCGGCCGCTTGCGGAGACGGCATCCCTGGTCAGGAAGAGCAAGCGGGGGGTGGACGAGGAGTACGTGCGGTCGTACGTCGACCTGCAGGAGCTGCGGCGCGGGGAGGGCGGCGtcacggcggggcggcgcggcgtgaGCGCGTTCACGGACTGGCGGCGGCTGGGGCACTCGGAGGTGGACTTCGGGTGGGGCGGGCCCGACGCCGTGCTGCCGCTCTCGTGGCGTCTGCTCGGGAGCACGCAGCCGTGCTTCCTGCTGCCCTACGGCGCCGGGGACGAGAGGCGGCGGCGAGGGTTCAAGGTGTTCGTCGCGGTGCCGGAGGAGGCGGTGCCCCGGTTCAGAGAGGAGATGGACGTGATACTGTGGCAGGACGAGCACACTGGCTGCACCTCAGTCGGGAAACTGTAA